TTAACTTTATAGTTTTGAGTGTCATTGCATCATGTGAGCATTGTTGGTTTGAAAATCTTGATGCATTTTtacatatagatttattttttcatttagtagtTCATTCCATTTTTAGAGCGTCTGGCATCTCACCGTTgattaaagtctcttctgctcactagggctgcatttatttgagtaaaaatacagtaaaaacagtacaagtgtgaaatattgttacactttaaaataactgctttctatgtgaatatctgttaaagtatataaaatataaaacctggattttcagcatcattcctccagtcttcagcgtcacatgatcttcagaaatcattctaatatgctcctCAAGAAACacttatgattattatcaatgttgaaaacagtcatatttttgtggaaactgatacatttgatttttcaggattctttgatgaatagagagttcaaaagaacagcgtttatttgaaacatttgtaacattctaaatgtctttactgtcacttctggtcATTTTAATGCTTCCCTGAagaatgaaaaaattattaatttccttaaaaaataaacatgaaaataaagtcTCTGACTCCACAGAACTTCACAGATTTCTAAACATATTTGAGGTTTAATAGATGAATGGATGCATATAGTTTTCCGTCATATTGAACGGTCTTTTTAAAGAAGAGACTGGatttagagagagagatgatgtTAGTGAACTCTGGGTTGTTCAAACAGGAGGTCGATGATTAAACTCACAGTGAGTATAAGTACTGGTCTGAGATGAACGTCCTCCTCACATTGTGTTGAGTTTCTCACAGCGGTCAGATCAGCAGCAGACATGGCCTTCAGCGGAACGTGGCAGGTTTACGTGCAGGAGAACTACGAGGAGTTCCTGAGAGCCGTCTGTGAGTTTCTGTGAAACGATCACGGTTGCATTCCCCCAAAGCATCATATATTTCCACTATCCACTTATGCGTGCAATGCTCTTGGGAAATAATCGTAATCGTAGGTCGCTCgctatctgtgtttttgttccttCAGCTCTGCCAGAAGATGTCATAAAAATGGCCAAGAATGTTAAACCAGTAATAGAAATCCAACAAAGCGTTAACGACTTCACCATCACATCCAAAACTCCTGGGAAATCCCTCACAAACTCCTTCACCATCGGCAAGGAAGCTGAAATCACCACCATGGACGGCAAGAAGCTCAAGGTAGAGTATGGGTTTGCATCTTTTCATGATGTGGAACTGTTCAAGAAGAGTACAGAAGCTCAGTCTCACCAGAAATCAAGATCTTttcttaattacaaaaaaaaaaaaaaaagacacagacatCTGTTTCTTTGGAATAACGTGAATAACATGGATTCGTGTATAAGATTAAGTAAAAAGGTtgattttaagtatatatttgtactgaaaaaagtGGTTATAGCTGATTGGATTTTATTCTTAAAtgggctatatatatatgtgtgtgtgtatataaaaaataaattatcatatatatatatatatatatatatatatgataaaattatatatatatatatgtgtgtgtgtgtgtgtgtgtgtatgtaatatattttttaatttaatataatatttgtgtgtgtgtgtatatacatagaattataaatgatataaatgaaattataattgATATAGAAtgataagtttatatatatagtttttataattattttcaatttttatagttgaatacataaatgtattttatatatgttagttttttaatatgtactttatgtattaactacattaaaactctctctatatatatgtgtgtgtgtgtgtgtgtgtgtgtgtaaatttcataatctttttaaatttttaaattttaatttttttctaatattatactctattaatattacatatatacatatattaatatgtaataatctATATTCCGgtcctgtgtttttgtttgttttcttcagtgCACTGTCAGACTGGAGGGGGGGAAGCTGGTCTGTCAGACGGATCGGTTCTCTCACATCCAGGAGATCAGGGGAGGAGAGATGGTGGAGGTTTGTTCTGATCGACTCGTGCTCATGCTGCTCATCAGAGCTCAGAACTGTCCACATCTGTCAATATCAACATCTGTCCCTTTCTTTTTCCAGACCCTGACAGTGGGAG
The Cyprinus carpio isolate SPL01 chromosome A16, ASM1834038v1, whole genome shotgun sequence genome window above contains:
- the fabp10a gene encoding fatty acid-binding protein 10-A, liver basic, coding for MAFSGTWQVYVQENYEEFLRAVSLPEDVIKMAKNVKPVIEIQQSVNDFTITSKTPGKSLTNSFTIGKEAEITTMDGKKLKCTVRLEGGKLVCQTDRFSHIQEIRGGEMVETLTVGATTMIRRSKKM